The following are encoded in a window of Roseimaritima ulvae genomic DNA:
- a CDS encoding RNA polymerase sigma factor: MEQRSECHDREPIDDATVKAGAGGDRAALRQIYEATADRVFRLMVRMVGQQDADDLTQQTFVRAFTKLKQFSGESKFETWLYRLATNEALQHLRREKHRRTSELVVEPAVRQTDHVEQGERAAMVRQALAQLDPELRAIFTLKEESGLSYQEIAATLGIPEGTVGSRLNRARRELRDIFVKFGHL; the protein is encoded by the coding sequence ATGGAACAGCGCAGTGAGTGTCATGACAGAGAGCCAATCGACGACGCAACGGTCAAGGCCGGTGCCGGCGGCGATCGCGCTGCGCTTCGTCAGATTTACGAGGCCACCGCAGATCGCGTCTTTCGCTTGATGGTCCGAATGGTCGGTCAGCAGGACGCCGACGACCTGACGCAGCAGACTTTCGTCCGAGCGTTTACGAAGCTCAAGCAGTTCAGCGGCGAGTCGAAGTTTGAAACGTGGCTGTATCGACTGGCCACCAACGAAGCGCTGCAGCATCTACGCCGCGAGAAACATCGGCGGACTTCAGAACTGGTGGTCGAGCCGGCTGTTCGGCAAACCGACCACGTCGAGCAAGGCGAACGAGCTGCAATGGTTCGCCAAGCACTCGCTCAACTCGATCCGGAATTGCGAGCAATCTTCACGCTCAAAGAAGAGAGCGGTCTGTCATACCAGGAAATCGCCGCCACACTCGGCATCCCCGAAGGCACCGTCGGTTCGAGGCTTAATCGGGCGCGGCGGGAGCTTCGTGATATTTTCGTAAAGTTCGGCCACCTTTGA
- a CDS encoding TolC family protein: MDRHASRPRNTQAKRLLLAAAVAVSTSGCVSQRGVQVAESTTPDVVSPPSSVATSDVDWQQVFSEPEAASIQPVGYNDGVVIASPAILAQPPQGDGKRGFGDFLQLDPPKEEKRGTQGVTESDEEMVTEFKASDRPDSQTPSLPDPHSASVEYFVGIALSRHPKILAARQRVAAATNVIPQAKALPDPTFNNTFWPLHDNAIQTAAGRVANQMSVNQMVPFPDKLKTKAVIARREVQIAQTEVDAIAREITESVRLAYFEVWFATRAIDIIEETKDLVADLTDVAEARYRSGGSQQDVLRAQLETDRLDEQLINLHKQKQVAQADLATLLQQPVSLLPEASNQLGISDAPQQIESLVALAEECNPKLRGLTWEIQRDRDKERLACLQQYPDLSVGLHWGLVSDNNSVLSPVANGNDQLSFSIGTTLPIWREKINFGIREAAHRRSSTTRRLEAERDELYGKIRRLIVQADALKEQRQIYEGRIIPRTEATLKLAIADYRGKRTDFFTLIETYRELLMFETQLARIDATLAGTIAQLDRTVGCP; encoded by the coding sequence ATGGATCGGCATGCTTCGAGACCCAGAAACACCCAAGCCAAACGATTGCTGCTAGCAGCAGCGGTTGCCGTGTCGACGTCTGGATGCGTCTCCCAGCGTGGAGTTCAGGTGGCAGAATCCACTACGCCGGACGTTGTGTCGCCCCCTTCGTCGGTCGCGACCAGTGACGTCGATTGGCAGCAAGTCTTTAGCGAGCCGGAAGCTGCTTCTATACAACCCGTCGGCTACAACGACGGGGTAGTGATCGCATCGCCCGCCATCTTGGCTCAACCACCCCAGGGAGACGGCAAACGAGGTTTCGGAGACTTTCTACAACTCGATCCGCCCAAAGAAGAGAAGAGGGGGACACAAGGAGTCACGGAGAGCGATGAAGAAATGGTCACGGAGTTTAAGGCTTCCGATCGCCCAGATTCCCAGACTCCCTCTCTCCCTGACCCTCATTCTGCTTCGGTCGAATATTTCGTCGGCATCGCCCTCTCACGTCACCCCAAGATTCTCGCCGCCAGGCAACGTGTCGCTGCAGCAACTAATGTCATCCCACAAGCCAAAGCTTTGCCCGATCCGACATTCAACAACACGTTCTGGCCTTTGCACGACAACGCCATTCAAACCGCGGCCGGCCGAGTAGCCAACCAGATGTCGGTCAACCAGATGGTGCCGTTTCCTGACAAGTTAAAGACCAAAGCGGTGATCGCCAGGCGTGAAGTACAAATCGCCCAAACGGAAGTGGATGCGATTGCTCGCGAGATCACTGAGTCCGTTCGTCTCGCCTACTTCGAAGTTTGGTTCGCAACCCGCGCGATCGACATCATCGAAGAAACCAAAGACCTAGTAGCCGACCTGACGGACGTTGCGGAGGCGCGTTATCGCAGCGGTGGTTCGCAACAAGACGTGCTGCGCGCCCAATTGGAAACAGATCGCCTCGACGAACAACTCATCAACCTACACAAACAAAAGCAAGTTGCTCAGGCGGACCTTGCGACGTTGCTTCAGCAGCCCGTCAGCCTTCTTCCCGAAGCATCCAATCAACTTGGCATCAGTGACGCACCGCAGCAGATCGAATCGCTAGTCGCGTTGGCTGAAGAGTGCAATCCGAAACTTCGCGGGCTCACGTGGGAGATCCAGCGTGATCGTGATAAGGAACGCTTAGCCTGCTTGCAGCAGTACCCTGATTTGAGTGTTGGATTGCACTGGGGATTAGTAAGTGACAACAACAGTGTCCTCAGCCCCGTGGCCAATGGAAACGATCAGCTCAGTTTCAGCATAGGCACAACGCTGCCAATATGGCGAGAGAAAATCAACTTTGGTATCCGCGAAGCGGCCCACCGACGCAGTAGCACGACGCGTCGACTGGAAGCCGAACGCGACGAACTGTACGGCAAGATCCGCCGCTTGATCGTCCAAGCCGATGCACTAAAGGAACAGCGTCAGATCTACGAGGGCCGCATCATCCCTCGCACCGAAGCCACACTGAAACTGGCCATCGCCGACTATCGTGGAAAGCGTACGGACTTCTTTACCCTGATTGAAACCTATCGCGAGCTACTTATGTTCGAAACTCAACTCGCACGCATCGACGCCACGTTAGCAGGCACGATCGCTCAATTGGACCGGACAGTGGGCTGCCCGTAA
- a CDS encoding efflux RND transporter permease subunit has product MLNLIIRFCVKEPWLVILLTIGLSVAGWISFKSIPIDAIPNIGENQVIVLTPWPGRSPKDIEDQVTYPLSVSLLAVPGAESVRGKSMFGYSFVQVTFKDEIDFYWARSRVSEQLGSAASQLPDGVVPQLGPDATGLGQVYYYTLQPPDEGMGLAELRSLQDFVVKYELQAVEGVSEVASIGGYVRQYQIEVDPDKLRFHNVSLDKLAMAIKGSNMDVGAKTVETTGMEFIVRSKGFLGSDGDKDKAVEDIEDTVIMQRDGVPVRVRDISNVQIGPDFRRGALDYNGAEAVGGVVVMRYGENPRVVINRVKDKIAAITPSLGGVTIHGVYDRSGLIDETMATLTHALRDEIIITAIIILLFLLHIRSSFVVAICLPAAVLMSFIAMRVVGVGANIMSLAGIAIAIGTMVDMAIIVSENIYQHLSDWESGSEEARIKQPRTEVVYEATVEVAPAVVTAVATTIVSFLPVFFLTGRDYKLFSPLAYTKTFAIAAAMIAAVTIVPALCRLMLRSSVRRKSTALVAALSLSGLLGAASHFLWGSRLAERFGLETWIVTAIAATIGFIGGWQLMRERIRPIEEIPSSRFVRWIYAARLRHALNHKAFALSFPLVLLIIGVGAYVGMPTVLRPVEKVANFFGAELNDFPGYVDAKHVFTGLQSDDWIALDEGSWFYMPTLYPAASFSQAMQVLQTQDVLIGQIPEVKDVLGKIGRVESALDPAPAAMVETYVMLKPESEWREGVTARDVWDEINRVATLPGVTPASALQPIEGRVVMLQSGIKAPMAIRVYGDKLDTLADAAMDVAAELKKSPLINAGTVNPDIVLGKPYVEFTVDREAASRYGMSSSMVNQVIETALGGMNLIKTVEGRERYPVRLRYNRDLREQIDGLKRLPVVTQSGAVVPLEELATLETTWGPGAINSENGRLVAHVSFMTNGSKGDLESVSAIEEQLRKAQSLPPSDPNRLSLPAGYSLEAVGSFRNQIEANRRLMWIIPLVICINLLLIYLEFRNFSISFAVFSGIPVAFAGGMIAVATMGVELNTAVWVGFIALFGLAVDDGVVMATYIHQLLKKRNVETVDDIRKTVYEAGLKRIRPCMMTTVTTLAALIPVLIATGRGSDVARAMAIPVFGGMLAEPFTSFIVPTLYCGYLELKMRFGFQDELWDGTEAMPKEELIKAA; this is encoded by the coding sequence ATGCTAAATCTAATTATTCGCTTTTGTGTTAAAGAACCTTGGCTGGTGATCTTGCTGACCATTGGTCTAAGCGTCGCTGGCTGGATCAGTTTCAAGTCGATTCCGATCGACGCGATTCCTAACATTGGCGAAAATCAAGTCATCGTGTTGACGCCTTGGCCGGGTCGCTCACCAAAGGACATCGAAGATCAAGTCACCTATCCACTGAGCGTTTCGTTGCTCGCGGTTCCCGGTGCCGAGTCGGTGCGCGGCAAGAGCATGTTCGGCTACAGCTTCGTGCAGGTCACATTCAAGGATGAGATCGACTTCTATTGGGCACGCAGTCGAGTTTCCGAGCAGCTCGGCAGTGCGGCGTCACAGTTACCCGATGGGGTCGTGCCACAACTTGGTCCAGATGCGACCGGACTGGGACAGGTTTATTACTATACGCTGCAGCCACCTGACGAAGGCATGGGACTGGCGGAACTTCGCAGCCTGCAAGACTTTGTTGTGAAATACGAATTGCAAGCGGTCGAAGGGGTCAGCGAGGTCGCGTCGATCGGCGGTTACGTTCGCCAGTATCAGATTGAAGTGGACCCCGACAAGCTTCGCTTTCACAACGTATCGCTGGATAAGTTGGCGATGGCGATCAAGGGATCGAACATGGATGTCGGTGCCAAGACGGTCGAAACGACGGGCATGGAATTCATCGTCCGCAGCAAGGGATTCCTGGGCAGCGATGGCGACAAGGACAAAGCGGTTGAGGACATCGAGGACACTGTCATCATGCAGCGTGACGGCGTGCCGGTACGCGTTCGCGATATTAGCAACGTGCAGATCGGGCCTGATTTTCGTCGCGGTGCATTGGACTACAACGGAGCCGAAGCGGTCGGCGGGGTGGTTGTCATGCGATACGGCGAAAATCCGCGAGTCGTCATCAACCGCGTGAAAGACAAGATCGCCGCGATCACACCCTCACTGGGCGGCGTGACCATTCATGGCGTTTATGATCGCAGCGGATTGATCGACGAGACGATGGCGACGCTGACCCATGCGTTACGCGACGAGATTATCATCACGGCGATCATCATCCTCTTGTTTCTATTGCACATCCGCAGCAGTTTCGTAGTCGCGATCTGTTTGCCGGCAGCCGTGCTGATGTCGTTCATTGCGATGCGAGTGGTCGGCGTCGGTGCGAATATCATGTCGCTCGCGGGTATTGCGATCGCGATCGGCACGATGGTCGACATGGCGATCATTGTATCGGAGAACATCTACCAGCATCTTTCAGATTGGGAGTCTGGCAGCGAAGAGGCGAGAATCAAACAACCTCGAACGGAAGTCGTCTACGAAGCAACGGTCGAAGTCGCACCGGCCGTCGTGACCGCCGTGGCGACAACCATTGTCAGTTTCTTGCCAGTCTTCTTTTTGACCGGTCGCGATTACAAACTGTTCTCCCCGCTGGCTTACACCAAGACATTTGCGATTGCTGCAGCGATGATCGCGGCCGTCACGATTGTGCCCGCCTTGTGTCGATTGATGTTGCGGAGCAGCGTGCGTCGAAAATCGACCGCGCTGGTTGCCGCGTTGTCTCTCTCCGGATTGCTCGGTGCCGCGTCCCATTTCTTGTGGGGATCACGGCTCGCAGAACGCTTTGGCTTAGAAACTTGGATTGTGACCGCGATCGCGGCCACGATCGGGTTCATTGGCGGATGGCAGTTGATGCGAGAACGAATTCGGCCGATCGAAGAGATTCCTTCCAGCCGCTTCGTTCGCTGGATATACGCAGCGCGACTACGACATGCGCTCAATCACAAAGCATTCGCACTTTCGTTTCCGTTGGTGCTGTTGATCATCGGCGTGGGAGCCTACGTCGGAATGCCGACCGTACTTCGTCCAGTTGAAAAGGTCGCGAACTTCTTTGGTGCCGAACTGAATGATTTCCCCGGCTACGTCGATGCCAAACACGTCTTCACCGGTTTGCAAAGTGACGACTGGATCGCGTTGGACGAGGGAAGCTGGTTCTACATGCCGACGCTCTATCCAGCGGCAAGCTTCTCGCAAGCGATGCAGGTGCTGCAGACGCAGGATGTTCTGATCGGTCAGATTCCCGAAGTCAAAGATGTGCTTGGCAAGATCGGTCGCGTCGAATCGGCACTCGATCCCGCGCCAGCCGCAATGGTCGAAACCTACGTGATGCTCAAGCCCGAAAGCGAGTGGCGAGAAGGCGTCACCGCTCGCGACGTGTGGGACGAAATCAACCGCGTCGCCACATTGCCCGGTGTCACGCCTGCTTCGGCGCTACAACCGATCGAGGGCCGCGTGGTGATGTTGCAGTCCGGTATCAAGGCACCGATGGCCATCCGTGTTTACGGCGACAAGCTGGACACGCTCGCCGACGCCGCAATGGACGTCGCCGCCGAGTTAAAGAAGTCACCGCTGATCAACGCCGGCACGGTCAATCCCGACATCGTGCTTGGCAAACCCTACGTCGAGTTCACGGTCGATCGTGAGGCGGCATCGCGGTACGGGATGAGTTCGTCGATGGTGAACCAAGTCATCGAAACGGCACTCGGCGGGATGAATCTGATCAAGACGGTCGAAGGACGAGAGCGTTATCCCGTGCGACTGCGGTACAACCGCGACCTTCGTGAACAGATCGACGGTTTGAAACGCCTGCCCGTCGTCACGCAGTCGGGGGCCGTCGTGCCATTGGAAGAACTCGCAACGCTGGAAACGACTTGGGGGCCGGGTGCAATCAACAGCGAGAACGGCCGGCTGGTCGCTCACGTTTCGTTCATGACCAACGGCAGCAAGGGCGACCTGGAATCGGTCTCAGCGATCGAAGAACAACTCCGCAAAGCGCAATCGCTTCCACCATCCGATCCCAATCGGCTGTCATTGCCAGCTGGCTACTCCCTTGAAGCCGTTGGCAGCTTCCGAAACCAGATCGAAGCCAACCGGCGATTGATGTGGATCATTCCTTTGGTGATTTGCATCAACCTGCTCTTGATCTATCTGGAATTTCGCAACTTCTCGATTTCGTTCGCGGTGTTCTCGGGCATCCCGGTCGCGTTCGCTGGCGGCATGATAGCGGTTGCCACGATGGGCGTAGAACTGAACACTGCCGTCTGGGTTGGCTTTATAGCGCTGTTCGGATTAGCTGTCGATGATGGCGTGGTGATGGCGACCTACATCCATCAACTATTGAAGAAACGCAACGTCGAAACGGTCGACGACATTCGCAAGACAGTTTACGAAGCCGGGTTGAAACGCATTCGACCTTGCATGATGACCACGGTAACGACGTTGGCCGCACTAATTCCTGTTTTGATCGCAACCGGTCGCGGTTCCGACGTGGCTCGAGCAATGGCGATCCCCGTGTTCGGCGGCATGCTAGCCGAGCCGTTCACTTCGTTCATCGTGCCGACGCTGT
- a CDS encoding efflux RND transporter periplasmic adaptor subunit, with amino-acid sequence MNQDEPIEPNEAEVDDQVSSVDANASTDSEPVETVAEETPSPIEAKPTARKNGGGMTWLVRTGMQAATVVVVAGIVFFLLGVAQRTKWLTADGFSGGQGEFVTETGGGEEKRYICPMMCTPPSTEPGRCPVCAMELVEATGGGGGDGISVTIEASARRLVGIQTAMSKMGDINRTIRTIGSIDFDESQLSTISAYIDGRLEKMYANYAGVKVHEGDDLALIYSPQLYTAQTEFITSMDADGKIGRFQMDNGDLNQMARENLAELGMTQTQIDQLAKSGEPMSRIRIKSPQSGTVIEKSAVEGDYVKTGQKLYRVADLTSVWLMLDLFPDDASAVRFGQQVEAEIQSIPGEVFTGRVAFIDPTVNPKTRTVRVRVEIMNFDGKLRPGDYATARVTVPAIPMDQDYDPALANKYISPMHPQVIRDEPGKCPLCDMDLVPTSQLGFASEPLPMQQVVTVPRDAVLLAGENSVIYVETEPGRFEIRRVTVGPMNRQEAVIVEGLAAGETVATGGNFLIDSQMQLAGNPSLMDPTKAPSYSPGPLELPNTSPVLLASDAGKTFDRTYDAYFEIQCAMAADQSPPPVALNTLIEGLQELEMSAGVPDEAQRRFTTARRAAARMVGSLETAREAYRGVSHAMLRAATVARGPKTAVKLTHYYCPMVPGGGGDWMQPGGDLQNPYWGSEMLTCGEVVRDMAMPLNEIPSIARTVQ; translated from the coding sequence ATGAATCAGGACGAACCAATCGAACCTAACGAAGCCGAAGTTGACGACCAAGTCAGCAGCGTGGATGCAAATGCGTCGACCGATAGCGAGCCAGTGGAAACGGTGGCCGAAGAAACGCCCTCGCCAATTGAAGCCAAACCGACCGCACGGAAAAATGGTGGTGGAATGACGTGGCTGGTGCGCACTGGTATGCAAGCCGCAACGGTCGTCGTCGTTGCCGGAATCGTGTTTTTCCTACTCGGTGTCGCACAGCGAACGAAGTGGTTGACTGCCGATGGCTTCTCGGGCGGCCAAGGAGAATTTGTCACCGAAACCGGCGGTGGCGAAGAAAAACGGTACATCTGTCCGATGATGTGCACGCCGCCTTCGACGGAGCCTGGACGATGCCCCGTCTGTGCGATGGAATTGGTCGAAGCGACCGGCGGCGGAGGCGGCGATGGTATCTCGGTCACCATCGAAGCATCGGCCCGGCGATTGGTCGGTATTCAAACCGCGATGTCGAAGATGGGCGACATCAATCGAACCATCCGTACCATCGGGTCGATCGACTTCGACGAAAGCCAGCTGTCTACCATCAGTGCGTACATCGACGGTCGCTTGGAAAAGATGTATGCGAACTACGCCGGTGTAAAAGTCCATGAAGGCGACGACCTTGCGTTGATATACAGTCCACAGCTCTACACCGCACAAACCGAATTCATCACCAGCATGGACGCCGATGGCAAGATTGGTCGGTTTCAAATGGACAACGGCGATTTGAACCAGATGGCTCGCGAGAATTTGGCGGAGCTGGGCATGACGCAGACGCAGATCGACCAGCTCGCGAAATCCGGCGAACCGATGTCACGTATCCGCATCAAATCGCCACAAAGCGGAACGGTGATCGAGAAGTCGGCCGTCGAAGGCGACTATGTCAAAACGGGACAAAAGCTCTATCGTGTCGCCGATCTGACCAGCGTGTGGCTGATGCTTGATCTGTTTCCCGATGACGCATCGGCTGTTCGTTTCGGTCAACAAGTGGAAGCGGAAATTCAGTCGATACCGGGTGAAGTATTCACGGGCCGCGTCGCTTTCATCGACCCGACGGTGAACCCGAAGACTCGAACGGTTCGCGTTCGCGTCGAGATCATGAATTTCGATGGCAAGCTCCGACCGGGTGACTACGCAACGGCTCGAGTGACCGTGCCGGCGATCCCGATGGACCAAGATTACGACCCGGCACTGGCGAACAAATACATCAGCCCAATGCACCCGCAAGTCATTCGCGACGAACCGGGTAAGTGTCCGCTTTGCGATATGGATTTGGTGCCGACGTCGCAGCTCGGGTTCGCATCAGAACCTTTACCAATGCAGCAAGTCGTTACCGTGCCGCGAGATGCCGTGCTTCTGGCCGGCGAAAACAGCGTGATCTACGTCGAAACCGAACCGGGGCGTTTTGAGATCCGCCGAGTGACCGTTGGCCCGATGAATCGGCAAGAAGCGGTAATCGTCGAAGGGCTGGCGGCTGGTGAAACGGTCGCGACGGGCGGCAACTTCCTGATCGACTCGCAAATGCAACTCGCGGGAAACCCATCGTTGATGGACCCAACGAAGGCACCGAGCTACTCACCGGGACCGCTGGAGCTACCCAACACAAGTCCCGTCTTGCTGGCCAGTGACGCGGGTAAGACTTTCGATCGAACCTACGACGCCTACTTTGAAATTCAATGTGCGATGGCGGCCGACCAATCGCCGCCCCCGGTTGCCTTGAACACGCTAATCGAGGGTCTCCAGGAACTAGAGATGTCGGCCGGCGTTCCTGACGAAGCTCAACGCCGGTTTACGACCGCTCGTCGTGCCGCCGCGCGGATGGTTGGTTCGTTAGAAACCGCTCGCGAGGCCTATCGCGGCGTCAGCCACGCGATGTTGCGAGCCGCCACGGTGGCTCGCGGGCCGAAGACGGCTGTGAAGTTGACGCACTATTACTGTCCGATGGTTCCTGGCGGCGGTGGCGACTGGATGCAGCCCGGCGGCGATTTGCAGAACCCGTATTGGGGCAGCGAAATGCTGACGTGCGGGGAAGTTGTTCGTGATATGGCGATGCCGCTTAACGAAATCCCCTCGATCGCTCGCACGGTGCAGTAA